In the Kwoniella shandongensis chromosome 1, complete sequence genome, one interval contains:
- a CDS encoding small nuclear ribonucleoprotein Sm D2, whose amino-acid sequence MSQYAHVPKTELDEAQIRELEEYEISQGPLSVLQQSVRNSSQVLISLRNNKKLLARVKAFDRHCNMVLENVKEMWTEQPKGKGKKPVNKDRFISKMFLRGDSVILERSEEVTRGGDKGRRSDEETDEETDEETDEERRGRRVAGMEPHNYE is encoded by the exons ATGTC TCAATACGCCCACGTCCCCAAGACCGAGCTTGACGAAGCACAAATACGAGAACTTGAAGAGTACGAAATCTCCCAAGGACCCTTATCAGTCCTCCAACAATCGGTCCGAAACTCTTCACAGGTGTTGATATCGTTGAGAAATAACAAGAAGCTTTTGGCGAGGGTGAAAGCGTTCGATAGGCATTGTAACATGGTTTTGGAGAATGTCAAGGAG ATGTGGACAGAACAACcgaaaggaaagggaaagaagccTGTCAACAAGGATCGATTTATCTC AAAAATGTTCCTCCGAGGGGATTCTGTCATCCTTG AGCGGAGTGAAGAGGTGACGAGGGGAGGAGAcaaggggagaagaagtgacgaggagacggacgaggagacggacgaggagacggacgaggagagaagaggacgTCGAGTCGCTGGCATGGAGCCGCACAATTACGAGTGA
- a CDS encoding histidinol-phosphate transaminase — protein MPILGLKTPGPSHPAHFDLEPLIRPNILALQPYRCARDDYSAGILLDANENAIGSSIPSLANGVASQTLSLLSDSEIASLNRYPSPTHDELKRSIAKLRGVPDEQWVFLGVGSDEVIDMLYRVLCVPGKDRVMTCPPTYGMYKVTANVNDVGVLEVPLITDDGKFQLDEQAAFEAYPDLKMMFICSPGNPTGTLIPLDVIRRVAENPKFNGVIVVDEAYIDFAPEGTSAVKLVNEFANVCVTQTLSKSFGRLGYLVAPPPLIQILTNTKAPYNVSLPTASLATAALSTEGLATMSRAVATLNINRKALIEELKNTKGVGRILGGNNANFVLAEILDSEGKPSNQKAVEVYKTMAESKGVVVRFRGSERGCEGCLRVTVGTEEECKEAVKQLAALL, from the exons ATGCCCATCCTCGGTCTCAAAACGCCTGGTCCCTCTCACCCCGCTCACTTTGACCTCGAGCCCCTCATTCGGCCCAACATCCTAGCACTTCAGCCTTATCGATGTGCCCGTGATGACTATTCTGCAGGCATCCTCCTCGATGCGAATGAGAACGCTATCGGTTCCAGTATCCCATCGCTGGCCAATGGTGTGGCATCACAGaccctttccctcctctccgATTCCGAGATCGCCTCGCTGAATCGATATCCCTCACCTACCCACGACGAACTCAAACGATCCATTGCCAAGCTTCGAGGGGTGCCTGACGAACAATGGGTCTTCCTCGGTGTAGGAAGTGACGAGGTCATCGATATGTTGTACAGAGTGTTGTGTGTGCCCGGGAAGGACAGAGTCATGACATGTCCTCCTACATACGGAATGTACAAAGTCACGGCGAACGTCAACGATGTGGGGGTTTTGGAAGTCCCATTGATCACCGACGATGGCAAGTTCCAGTTGGACGAGcaagct GCATTCGAAGCGTATCCCGATCTCAAAATGATGTTCATCTGCTCTCCAGGTAACCCCACTGGAACCTTGATCCCCCTTGACGTCATCCGACGAGTCGCCGAAAACCCCAAGTTCAATGGTGTCATTGTCGTCGACGAGGCTTATATCGATTTCGCTCCGGAGGGTACTAGTGCCGTCAAGCTGGTCAACGAGTTTGCCAATGTCTGTGTAACTCAGACCCTCAGCAAGAGTTTCG GTAGACTTGGGTATCTTGTTGCCCCTCCACCATTAATTCAAATCCTCACCAACACGAAAGCTCCCTACAACGTCTCTCTCCCAACCGCTTCTCTCGCTACGGCTGCGTTGTCCACGGAAGGTCTAGCCACCATGTCTCGGGCCGTGGCAACCCTCAACATCAACCGTAAAGCGCTCATTGAAGAGCTCAAAAACACCAAAGGTGTGGGCAGGATATTAGGTGGGAACAATGCCAACTTTGTTCTTGCGGAGATTCTAGATTCAGAGGGGAAGCCCAGCAATCAAAAAGCGGTGGAAGTGTACAAGACCATGGCCGAGTCCAAgggtgtggtggtgaggttCAGGGGAAGCGAAAGGGGTTGTGAGGGTTGTCTGAGAGTCACCGTCGGTACCGAGGAAGAATGTAAAGAGGCAGTGAAGCAGTTGGCTGCTTTGTTATAG
- a CDS encoding ribosomal protein L13: protein MSATKGKHKPTYDPAVDAGDYVVVSDALKVHLTGKKATDKKYFHHTGWMGGLKETPITRMRERRPEEIIRKAVSGMLPKNTFRDRRLERLKIFSGEAPEVYKSNALRTWRDGSVDESTSVQQEVKA from the exons ATGTCAGCAACGAAAGGAAAG CACAAGCCGACCTATGATCCGGCGG TCGACGCGGGAGACTACGTGGTCGTTTCGGACGCACTCAAAGTCCATTTGACGGGAAAGAAAGCGACAGACAAAAAGTACTTTCACCACACCGGATGGATGGGTGGATTGAAAGAGACACCGATCACAcggatgagggagagaagaccaGAAGAG ATCATACGGAAAGCCGTCTCGGGTATGCTGCCGAAGAACACATTCCGAGATCGACGATTAGAACGATTAAAGATCTTCTCCGGAGAAGCGCCAGAGGTGTACAAGAGCAACGCCCTGCGGACATGGCGAGATGGGAGCGTGGACGAGAGCACGAGCGTGCAGCAAGAGGTCAAGGCATGA